From the genome of Manduca sexta isolate Smith_Timp_Sample1 unplaced genomic scaffold, JHU_Msex_v1.0 HiC_scaffold_3128, whole genome shotgun sequence:
CTTCTATACAAGAACTTAGTCAATTATTCAAACCGCAACATTATACGACGTTTATGAATTGTGTTAAGAAGATGTGCGGCTTCAATGATGAGACTGGGTTTGTTCAAACTATAAGCATACCATCTAGACTGAGACCCAGTGTACTAGGTTGCATTGAAGTGTTATACACCGAAATGATAATGGGACATGGAAGTCAAGCTTATAAAGAGGCTTTAAAAAAACAACTggatgaatttaaattattaatcgaAATAAATTGGGAATGGGAAATTTCTTCCAATGCCGAAAAAACTCGTAAACGCAACCTAATGACGAAAGAAACGATGATGCCCCTTGATGAAGATATacgaaaaataacagaaaaaatcCACGAACTTGAAAAAAGTTATTCGgaacaattaaaaaatgatgccactgttttaaattatgaaaatttgtgTGAAGTCACAATTGCACATATAATAGTGATGGATAAGAAAAGGGCTGGAGATGTAGCTGAAGCtgaactttgtttttatttaaacaggaAGGATGAAGAAACACCTTCCAAAGTTCTTGAGCTGCTATCGCAAGAACAAAAGGAAGCGATTGATCAGTTAGATATCTTTATGATCCCCGGAAAGAAGACTCGCTCAGTTCCTGTATTGCTAACAAAACAGATGCGaagaaatatagattttattgttGCGAATCGGAAATTGGTCAGTGTTGCCGACAACAATCCTTTACTTTTTGCTAGACCACTAACCTCTCGCCCATTTGATGGTGGAAAATGCCTCAACAAAATAAAGAGTATGTGCAAATTAAAGAATCCTAAAATGCTTACATCTACCGGTGTAAGGCACCACGTAGCAACGATGTCTCAGTTGCATGCAAAGAAAAACGATCAATATACTGAACATTTGGCGGGATTTCTGGGCCATGATCTTGCAGTTCACTCAACTAACTATAGATTACCTTTACAAGTGATCCAAAAGGTAAAAATTGGTTCATCTCTAATGGAATGTTTTCGTACTTTTGGATCGGGATCATTAATTGATATATGCTGTAATACTTCCGACTCATATTTATGATGTTTCAGATAATGGCGGGTGAAATTAATGACACGATTTTTGCATAAATACAAGCATTCCTTCGAACCTACTTCCATTTCTTCTGTAGATACTTCGACTCTGGATGTTCAGGTCGATTGTTTTGCAAATCTGAACTCAACTCTTTCGAATCAGGCTCAGCctaaaaagaagaaaaacatGCTACGCATAAACCCTAAATTGCAATTAATCTAAGGGCAGCGAAACCTACGTGtaaaattaacacaacaaataaaGTATCTTTGACCCGCACTACTTATGGGCTTTGTTCGTAACATGACAACAAACtaactaaaaaaacaaatatgcaaATAAGGCTCTAGACAGACGGACTGCATTTCAACTGCACCCCTACTGATAATTTGCAGTTTGAATGCAGTCAGTACGACTGCAATAAAACTGCAAATGAAGTGTACAGTCCGATTGCAGTCGGTGTGCAGTTGGCATGCAGTTCCAACGACTTCTAATGACAACTACAGTGTCAAAAATGTTGTAACCATTTTAATGTTGTaaccattttaatatatttttttgtgcgcgtgtgtgcgcgcgtttgtgtgtgtgtgtgtgtgtgtgtgtgtgcgtatgCGTGTGAGCGCGCGCgcgttgtgtgtgtgtgcgcgcgagCGTACGCGTGTGtgtgagtatgtgtgtgtgagtgtgtgtgtgtttgcgTATGCGTGTGAGCGCGCgcgttgtgtgtgtgtgcgcgcgagcgtacgtgtgtgtgtgagcgtgcgtgcgtgcgtccgtgaatgtgtgtgtgtgtgtgggcgTGCGTGCGTgggtgcgtgtgtgtgcgtgcgtatgtgtgtgtgcgcgcgagcgtacgtgtgtgtgtgtgtgtgtgtgtgtgtgtgtgtgtgtgtgtgtgtgtgtgtgtgtgtgtgtgtgtgtgtgtgtgtgtgtgggcgTGCGTGCGTgggtgcgtgtgtgtgtgtgtgtgtgtgtgtgtgtgcgtgtgtgtgtgagcGTGCGTGCGTATGCgagcgtgcgtgtgtgtgtgagcgtgcgtgcgtgtgtacGTGAGTGTATGCGCGCGCGAGTGAGCGTGCATGCGTGCGTGCGTgaatgcgtgtgtgtgtgcgtgtgtgtgagCGTGCATGCGTGCGTGCGTgaatgcgtgtgtgtgtgtgcgtgtgtgggCGTGCGTGCGTGAGTGAGGGCgcgcgcgcgcgtgtgtgtgtgtgtgtgtgtgtgtgtgtgtgcgcgcgcgaGCGTGTGTGTGTGAGCGGGCGTTCGTGCGTGCGTGAGTGTCTGCGCGCGCgagcgtgcgtgcgtgcgtgcgtgaaagcgtgtgtgtgtgtgggcgTGCGTGCGTgggtgcgtgcgtgcgtgcgtgaatgcgtgcgtgtgtgtgtgggCGTGCGTGcatgcgtgtgtgcgtgcgtgcgtgtatgtgtgagtgtgtatgtgtttgcgtatctacgtccaattattaatgataattattacttatacaaGAAAAAATACCTGATCATTATTCTCACTTAGCTTGGAAAAAGATGGTTCTAAAGGAAAAATGTCCGGAGAAGAATCATGTTTTTCTAAAAGAgacattttccaaaatattttgttatctgGATGATCTCTAAtctgaaagattttttttttatatatttataaaaataataagtaagttAATAATTGTTTGTACCTATAATATTGACAATTACATCTGATAGAGGAACAAGGCTCATTGAGTCATCACGAGATCGATTAGAAGAATCCGGGTCAAAATCTGAACCGTCACTGGAGGAAAAATCCTGATTATCAGTCTCGGAATCTATTTTTCGGCTTTTAGTAAACTTGTGACATGCTCTGATTCGGTATTTTCGAGGAGGTGTCTTTGGTTCCGCAGTTTCGtggttacataataatttaggaCTATCTTCTatcatctgaaaataaaaatatttattataacttacactaaagagcattacaatactacggaaAATTTATACTTACGGGTACCTAAATAACTCACGTTTATGTTAGCAAACTTATTCAATCTATGGTATAcatactaattaataattagataaataactagatcataattttaaaatatgttttacctGATCAAAGCACATaggttcaattaaatttaaatctgaTAGGGAGACTCTTTCAATATCGCCAACATTTACCAACGATGATATTCCCGATATGTCTATATTCGAGATTATCCTTATCTTACTATTTTCTCGTGAATTTGTCTGTAAAAAAgaggaatttaatttttttagggcCAGTTCACACTAAAACCGGTATTTTGTGCATCGAAtgacacataattttttaaaatataagtagttttGAAATTATGACGGAACGAATGAAAATCcttacacacatacatacacttATCACCTAACTATAGACTGTCAAAATTATAACCCTCCAAGATAAATAAACCTTCAAACTGCATCTAAATCGATCCATTCATTTCGAAACTACCTTGCTACATACACAGGACACACGTTAACCGTACCTATTGGAAATAGAAAGTTTCCTTACTTTAAGGGGGTAGGATACTTTGTAGGTACATTCAACAAAGTATTCTTAATTATTACCTGCATATCGCCATCATATATAGGTAAGTTTGATGAATTTGTTTCAGATTCGGATTCTTCAACTATTGCGTCATCACGTAGTATATCTGTTTTAGTACCTGAAAATGGTTGAGGGGCTGAATCTTTTCTTTGGTATAACTCAGAGCGGGCGCACAC
Proteins encoded in this window:
- the LOC119192752 gene encoding uncharacterized protein LOC119192752; this encodes MDDTSTKTDILRDDAIVEESESETNSSNLPIYDGDMQTNSRENSKIRIISNIDISGISSLVNVGDIERVSLSDLNLIEPMCFDQMIEDSPKLLCNHETAEPKTPPRKYRIRACHKFTKSRKIDSETDNQDFSSSDGSDFDPDSSNRSRDDSMSLVPLSDVIVNIIGTNNY